A genomic region of Mesorhizobium sp. NZP2077 contains the following coding sequences:
- the queA gene encoding tRNA preQ1(34) S-adenosylmethionine ribosyltransferase-isomerase QueA, with translation MRVDLFDFDLPEERIALRPEEPRDSAKMLVVKPGKALDDRRVGDLPSLLKAGDVLVFNDTKVIPAQLKGIRRRGEAQAQVEATLHMRVAPDRWLAFMRPGKRIAAGDRIHFGHDGNSCFLGQLDATVIEKGEGGEALLGFDLSGPFLDEALHAVGHIPLPPYIASKRDDDERDRADYQTIYAREEGAVAAPTAGLHFTPELFAALDARGVERHFVTLHVGAGTFLPVKADDTADHKMHAEIGSISEATANALNVAKARGGRIIAVGTTSLRLLESAAREDGTVPAWSGPTDIFITPGYRFRTADMLMTNFHLPRSTLFMLVSAFSGLDTMRAAYAHAIDNRYRFYSYGDASLLFRAEMSDGR, from the coding sequence ATGCGCGTCGATCTCTTTGATTTCGACCTGCCGGAGGAGCGCATCGCGCTTCGCCCGGAAGAGCCGCGCGACAGCGCCAAGATGCTCGTGGTCAAACCGGGCAAGGCGCTTGACGACCGCAGGGTTGGCGACCTGCCATCCCTGCTCAAAGCCGGCGACGTGCTGGTTTTCAACGACACCAAGGTCATTCCGGCGCAGTTGAAAGGCATCCGGCGGCGCGGCGAAGCACAGGCGCAGGTCGAAGCGACGCTGCACATGCGCGTGGCGCCGGACCGTTGGCTGGCCTTCATGCGACCAGGCAAGCGCATCGCCGCCGGCGACCGCATCCACTTTGGCCATGACGGCAATTCCTGCTTCCTCGGCCAACTCGACGCCACGGTGATCGAGAAGGGCGAGGGCGGGGAGGCACTGCTTGGCTTCGACCTGTCGGGCCCTTTCCTCGATGAGGCGCTGCACGCGGTCGGCCATATTCCGCTGCCGCCCTATATCGCCTCGAAGCGCGACGATGACGAGCGCGACCGGGCCGATTACCAGACCATCTATGCAAGGGAGGAGGGCGCCGTTGCCGCACCCACAGCTGGTCTGCATTTTACGCCGGAGCTTTTTGCGGCTCTCGACGCCAGGGGTGTCGAGCGCCACTTCGTCACCTTGCATGTCGGCGCCGGCACGTTCCTGCCGGTCAAGGCTGACGACACCGCCGACCACAAGATGCATGCCGAGATCGGTTCGATCAGCGAGGCAACAGCCAACGCGCTGAACGTGGCCAAGGCGAGGGGCGGGCGCATCATTGCTGTCGGCACGACCTCGCTGCGCCTGCTGGAGAGTGCGGCGCGCGAGGACGGTACGGTGCCCGCTTGGTCCGGCCCGACCGACATCTTTATCACGCCCGGCTACCGCTTCCGCACCGCCGACATGCTGATGACCAATTTCCACCTGCCGCGCTCGACCCTGTTCATGCTGGTTTCGGCCTTCAGCGGCCTCGACACGATGCGTGCGGCCTATGCACATGCCATCGACAACCGCTACAGGTTTTACTCCTATGGGGACGCAAGCCTGCTTTTCCGAGCGGAGATGAGCGATGGACGATGA
- a CDS encoding circularly permuted type 2 ATP-grasp protein, with protein sequence MAAFDEMLPEVSGLRRPYSAYDRWLKEQDPARLTEKMQDAERVFRKTGITFAVYGEQEASERLIPFDIVPRIISGNEWRRLTQGIEQRVQALNAFLDDIYHRQEILRAGRVPRELIAKNEAFLPEMIGVRPPAGVYTHIIGVDIVRISEDEFYVLEDNARTPSGVSYMLENRETMMQLFPELFQKIKVRPVENYPQLLRQSLAAVRPQSTKGAPTIAVLTPGSFNSAYFEHAFLADQMGVQLVEGQDLRVVDGHVAMRTTEGYKQIDVLYRRVDDSFLDPLTFRPDSALGIPGIMDVYRAGNITIANAPGTGIADDKAIYSYMPEIIEFYTGRKAILGNIPTWRCSEPDSLKYVLEHIHELVIKEVHGSGGYGMLVGPAATKKECEAFAKKLAAKPSNYIAQPTLALSTCPILTEKGLAPRHVDLRPYVLVSDRIQIVPGGLTRVALKEGSLVVNSSQGGGTKDTWVLDD encoded by the coding sequence TTGGCTGCGTTCGATGAAATGCTTCCGGAAGTCTCCGGATTGAGAAGACCGTATTCGGCTTATGATCGCTGGCTGAAGGAGCAGGATCCAGCCAGGCTTACCGAGAAGATGCAGGACGCCGAACGCGTCTTCCGCAAGACCGGCATCACCTTCGCCGTCTATGGCGAGCAGGAGGCGTCCGAACGGCTGATCCCGTTTGACATCGTTCCACGCATCATTTCAGGCAATGAGTGGCGGCGCCTGACGCAAGGCATCGAGCAGCGCGTGCAGGCGCTGAACGCTTTTCTCGACGATATTTATCACCGCCAGGAAATCCTGCGCGCCGGCCGCGTTCCCAGGGAATTGATCGCCAAGAACGAGGCCTTCCTGCCGGAAATGATCGGCGTGCGGCCGCCTGCTGGCGTCTACACCCACATTATCGGCGTCGATATCGTCCGCATCAGCGAGGACGAGTTTTACGTGCTGGAGGACAATGCGCGCACACCGTCCGGTGTCTCCTACATGCTGGAGAACCGCGAAACGATGATGCAGCTGTTCCCCGAGCTGTTCCAGAAGATCAAGGTGCGGCCGGTCGAGAACTACCCGCAGCTGCTGCGCCAGTCGCTGGCGGCGGTGCGGCCGCAGAGCACCAAGGGCGCGCCGACCATCGCGGTGCTGACCCCCGGCAGTTTCAACTCCGCCTATTTCGAACACGCTTTCCTTGCCGACCAGATGGGCGTGCAACTGGTCGAGGGCCAGGATCTGCGCGTTGTCGACGGCCATGTCGCGATGCGCACGACCGAAGGCTACAAGCAGATTGATGTGCTTTACCGCCGGGTGGATGATTCCTTCCTCGACCCGCTGACCTTCCGGCCGGATTCAGCCCTTGGCATACCTGGCATCATGGATGTCTACCGGGCCGGCAACATCACCATCGCCAACGCGCCGGGCACCGGCATCGCCGACGACAAGGCGATCTATTCCTATATGCCGGAGATCATCGAATTCTACACCGGCCGCAAGGCGATCCTCGGCAACATCCCGACCTGGCGCTGCTCGGAGCCGGACAGTTTGAAATATGTGCTCGAGCACATTCATGAGCTGGTGATCAAGGAAGTGCATGGTTCCGGCGGTTACGGCATGCTGGTCGGCCCGGCAGCGACCAAAAAGGAATGCGAGGCGTTCGCCAAGAAGCTGGCGGCCAAGCCTTCGAACTATATCGCCCAGCCGACGCTGGCGCTGTCGACCTGCCCGATCTTGACGGAAAAGGGACTGGCGCCGCGCCACGTCGACCTCCGACCCTATGTTCTGGTTTCCGACCGCATCCAGATCGTGCCTGGCGGCCTGACGCGCGTGGCGCTGAAGGAAGGCTCGCTAGTCGTCAACTCCTCGCAAGGTGGCGGCACCAAGGACACATGGGTGCTGGATGATTGA
- a CDS encoding DsbA family protein: protein MEQMMFAQPVSRRLLLRGAASLAALAPLPAWARIAPTVTEVAFDPAIPALGNPKGDVTIAEFVDYQCPVCKLVFIELKKLMAEDHGIRLVMKDWPIFGDVSRDAARMALSAGPYYSAAVDALMANERGLSAHRTDAILGAIGVDVAGARTGLAARQPEIDALLSRNDAQATAFRLQGTPALVIGGRLFKRGMPVADLREAVARARAG, encoded by the coding sequence ATGGAACAAATGATGTTCGCGCAGCCTGTCAGCCGGCGCCTTTTGCTCAGAGGTGCCGCCAGCCTTGCGGCTCTGGCACCGCTGCCGGCCTGGGCAAGGATCGCGCCGACGGTCACGGAAGTGGCCTTCGATCCGGCGATACCGGCACTTGGCAATCCCAAGGGGGATGTGACCATTGCCGAATTCGTCGACTACCAGTGCCCTGTGTGCAAGCTCGTCTTTATCGAATTGAAGAAGCTGATGGCCGAGGATCACGGCATCCGGCTGGTGATGAAGGACTGGCCGATCTTCGGTGACGTCTCGCGTGACGCGGCGCGGATGGCATTGTCGGCCGGCCCATATTATTCCGCCGCCGTCGATGCGCTGATGGCCAACGAACGTGGGCTTTCCGCGCATCGCACCGACGCTATTCTCGGTGCGATCGGTGTCGATGTTGCCGGCGCGCGTACCGGTCTCGCTGCCCGTCAGCCGGAGATCGATGCCTTGCTGTCGCGCAACGATGCCCAGGCAACAGCCTTCAGGCTGCAGGGCACACCGGCGCTGGTGATCGGCGGCAGACTGTTCAAGCGCGGCATGCCGGTTGCGGACCTGCGCGAGGCCGTGGCCAGGGCCCGCGCCGGCTAA
- a CDS encoding DUF4864 domain-containing protein: MRRAFFAFAFVMLAYSAFAGDAEVKAGQAVIDGQLKALIANDGAKAYSFAAPNVKQIFPTVDAFMNMVTNGYPPVRKPQSYSFGKVEQTGPGSIIQQVLIVGPDGKDYEAVYTLQQQPDGTFQITGCSLRASNSLST; encoded by the coding sequence ATGCGCCGCGCCTTTTTCGCATTCGCGTTCGTCATGCTCGCATACTCGGCCTTTGCCGGCGATGCCGAGGTCAAGGCTGGCCAGGCGGTCATCGACGGTCAGTTGAAGGCCCTCATCGCCAATGACGGCGCCAAGGCCTACAGCTTCGCTGCCCCGAACGTGAAGCAGATATTCCCGACCGTCGACGCGTTCATGAACATGGTGACCAATGGTTACCCGCCGGTGCGCAAGCCACAGTCCTATTCTTTCGGCAAGGTCGAGCAGACAGGCCCGGGCTCGATTATCCAGCAAGTGCTGATCGTCGGTCCCGACGGCAAGGATTATGAGGCGGTCTATACGCTGCAGCAGCAGCCCGACGGCACATTCCAGATCACCGGCTGCAGCTTGCGCGCGTCGAACTCGCTCAGCACTTGA
- a CDS encoding pyridoxal-dependent decarboxylase, translating to MDNDDFRQWSRRAADWGTDYRANLRERPVRPLVEPGDIFRSIEVSPPEDAEPMDRIFADFEEKIVPGMTHWQHPRFFAYFPANAAPVSVVAEYLVSAMAAQCMLWQTSPAATELETRTVDWMRQALGLPEGFSGVIQDSASSATLAAVLTMRERALDWQGNKKGLAAQGRLRIYSSDQVHTSIDRAIWVSGIGEDNLVRIPVAGRFRAMDTAALEAAIVADREAGMLPAGIIASVGGTSTGGTDDVAAVAAVAKRHGLYLHVDAAWAGSAMICPEFRHFWNGAERADSIVFNPHKWLGAQFDCSIQFLRQPEDLVRTLAIKPEFLKTHGRDGIINYSEWSVPLGRRFRALKLWFLLRAHGMENLRAMIRNHVAWSEGLATRLAGEPDFDIVSEPMLSLFSFRHKAASSADADAHNLRLVNAINDDGRIYLTQTRVDGKVAIRFQVGQFEATAQDVDAAFEVICECARSIVA from the coding sequence ATGGACAATGATGATTTCCGGCAGTGGTCGCGGCGCGCCGCCGACTGGGGCACCGACTACCGCGCCAATTTGCGCGAACGGCCGGTGCGGCCGCTGGTCGAGCCCGGCGATATTTTCAGGAGCATCGAGGTTTCGCCACCCGAAGATGCCGAGCCAATGGACAGGATCTTCGCCGATTTCGAGGAGAAGATCGTGCCGGGCATGACCCATTGGCAGCATCCACGCTTCTTTGCTTATTTTCCCGCGAACGCCGCACCAGTGTCGGTGGTGGCGGAATATCTGGTTTCGGCGATGGCCGCGCAATGCATGCTGTGGCAGACATCGCCGGCGGCGACGGAACTCGAGACCCGCACCGTCGACTGGATGCGCCAGGCGCTCGGTCTGCCGGAAGGGTTCTCCGGCGTGATCCAGGATTCGGCCTCGTCGGCGACACTGGCCGCCGTGCTGACCATGCGCGAGCGGGCGCTGGATTGGCAAGGCAACAAGAAGGGCCTGGCCGCGCAGGGCCGGTTGCGCATCTATTCGTCGGATCAGGTGCACACCTCGATCGACCGGGCGATCTGGGTCTCGGGCATAGGCGAGGACAATCTCGTGCGCATCCCGGTCGCCGGCCGTTTTCGCGCCATGGACACGGCAGCGCTTGAGGCGGCGATCGTCGCCGACCGGGAAGCCGGCATGCTGCCCGCGGGAATTATCGCCAGCGTCGGCGGCACGAGTACTGGCGGCACCGATGACGTCGCCGCCGTTGCCGCGGTGGCGAAGCGGCATGGGCTCTATCTGCATGTCGATGCCGCCTGGGCCGGATCGGCGATGATCTGTCCGGAATTCCGGCATTTCTGGAACGGCGCCGAACGTGCGGATTCGATCGTCTTCAATCCGCACAAGTGGTTGGGCGCCCAGTTCGATTGCTCGATCCAGTTCCTGCGCCAGCCGGAGGACCTGGTTCGCACCCTGGCGATAAAACCGGAATTCCTAAAGACGCATGGCCGCGACGGCATCATCAACTATTCCGAATGGTCGGTCCCACTCGGCCGGCGTTTCCGGGCCCTGAAACTGTGGTTCCTGCTGCGCGCCCACGGAATGGAAAACCTGCGCGCGATGATCCGCAACCATGTCGCCTGGAGCGAGGGCCTTGCTACACGGCTGGCCGGGGAGCCGGATTTCGACATTGTCAGCGAACCGATGCTGTCGCTGTTTTCGTTCCGGCACAAGGCGGCCTCAAGCGCCGATGCCGACGCGCACAATCTGCGGCTGGTCAATGCGATCAACGACGATGGCCGCATCTACCTGACGCAGACGCGGGTCGATGGCAAGGTGGCGATCCGCTTCCAGGTCGGCCAGTTTGAAGCAACGGCGCAAGATGTCGATGCAGCCTTCGAAGTGATTTGCGAATGCGCAAGGTCAATTGTCGCCTGA
- the tgt gene encoding tRNA guanosine(34) transglycosylase Tgt: MTKPFSFKVLATDGKARRGVIDMPRGEIRTPAFMPVGTGGTVKAMYMDQVRGVGADIILGNTYHLMLRPGAERVARLGGLHEFARWPHPILTDSGGFQVMSLSKLRKLTEKGVTFRSHIDGAAYEMSPERSIEIQGLLDSDIQMQLDECTALPAELKEIERAMELSLRWAERCKTAFGDQQGKAMFGIVQGGDNAALRVRSAQALSAMELKGYAVGGLAVGEPQAVMLEMLEITCPELPADKPRYLMGVGTPDDILKSVARGIDMFDCVMPTRAGRHGLAYTRRGKVNLRNARHADDRRPLDEESDCPAARDYSRAYLHHLVRSQEALGAMLLTWNNLSYYQKLMQDIRAAIETQTFEVRGAEISEGWARGDIPVQ, translated from the coding sequence ATGACTAAGCCGTTCAGCTTCAAGGTTCTGGCGACCGACGGCAAGGCACGGCGCGGCGTGATCGACATGCCGCGTGGCGAAATCCGGACGCCCGCCTTCATGCCGGTCGGCACCGGCGGCACCGTCAAGGCGATGTACATGGACCAGGTGCGCGGCGTCGGCGCCGACATCATCCTGGGCAACACCTACCACCTGATGCTGCGACCCGGCGCCGAGCGTGTGGCGCGGCTCGGCGGCCTGCATGAATTCGCCCGCTGGCCGCATCCGATCCTGACCGACAGCGGCGGTTTTCAGGTGATGTCGCTGTCGAAGCTGAGGAAACTGACCGAAAAAGGCGTCACCTTCCGCTCGCATATCGACGGCGCCGCCTACGAAATGTCGCCGGAGCGCTCGATCGAGATCCAGGGCCTGCTCGATTCCGACATCCAGATGCAGCTTGACGAATGCACGGCGCTGCCGGCCGAGCTGAAGGAGATCGAGCGCGCCATGGAACTGTCGCTGCGCTGGGCCGAGCGCTGCAAGACGGCGTTTGGCGACCAGCAGGGCAAGGCGATGTTCGGCATCGTGCAGGGCGGCGACAACGCGGCGCTCAGGGTGCGCTCGGCGCAGGCGCTGAGCGCGATGGAGCTGAAGGGCTATGCGGTCGGTGGGCTGGCCGTCGGCGAGCCGCAAGCGGTAATGCTCGAAATGCTCGAGATCACCTGTCCGGAACTGCCTGCCGACAAGCCGCGCTATCTCATGGGCGTCGGCACGCCCGACGATATCCTGAAGTCGGTGGCGCGCGGCATCGACATGTTCGACTGCGTGATGCCGACGCGGGCCGGCCGGCACGGCCTGGCCTACACCAGGCGCGGCAAGGTCAACCTGCGCAACGCTCGTCACGCCGACGATCGGCGCCCGCTGGACGAGGAAAGCGACTGCCCGGCGGCTCGGGATTATTCGCGCGCCTATCTGCACCATCTGGTGCGTTCGCAAGAGGCGCTTGGAGCGATGCTGCTGACCTGGAACAATCTTTCGTATTATCAAAAGCTTATGCAGGACATTCGCGCTGCGATCGAGACCCAAACCTTCGAGGTGCGTGGGGCTGAGATATCAGAAGGCTGGGCGAGGGGCGACATCCCGGTGCAGTAA
- a CDS encoding peptidase: MTYCVGLKIDRGLVFMSDTRTNAGMDSISTFKKMHVWEEPGERVIVLMSAGNLATTQAVVSLLEERTKAVADRRATLLETPSMYQTVRLVGDTVKEVIAHSSPAGEKADSYFNASFILGGQIKGSPPRLFMIYPEGNFIESTDDTPFFQIGETKYGKPIIIRAYERTMSLAETVKLLLVSFDSTLKSNLSVGLPLDLLFLEKDAFKVGLKKRIGQDDQYYRTISDGWSNALKTAFASLPDFPG; encoded by the coding sequence ATGACCTATTGCGTCGGGCTCAAGATCGATCGCGGGCTCGTGTTCATGTCGGACACGCGCACCAATGCCGGTATGGATTCGATCTCGACCTTCAAGAAGATGCATGTCTGGGAGGAGCCCGGCGAGCGCGTCATCGTGCTGATGTCGGCGGGCAATCTGGCGACGACGCAGGCCGTGGTCAGCCTGCTCGAAGAGCGCACCAAGGCGGTGGCCGATCGCCGCGCGACATTGCTCGAAACGCCGTCGATGTATCAGACGGTGCGGCTGGTCGGCGACACGGTCAAGGAAGTGATCGCGCACTCTTCGCCCGCCGGCGAGAAGGCCGATTCCTATTTCAATGCCTCCTTCATCCTGGGCGGGCAGATCAAGGGCAGCCCGCCGCGGCTGTTCATGATCTATCCCGAGGGAAACTTCATCGAATCGACCGACGACACGCCGTTCTTCCAGATCGGCGAGACAAAATATGGCAAGCCGATCATCATCCGCGCCTATGAGCGCACGATGAGCCTTGCCGAGACGGTGAAGCTGCTTCTTGTGTCGTTCGATTCGACGCTGAAATCGAACCTGTCGGTCGGCCTGCCGCTCGACCTGCTGTTCCTGGAGAAGGACGCTTTCAAGGTTGGCCTGAAGAAGCGGATCGGCCAAGACGACCAGTATTACCGCACGATCTCGGACGGCTGGTCGAATGCGCTGAAGACGGCCTTCGCCAGCCTGCCGGACTTTCCCGGATAG
- a CDS encoding Lrp/AsnC family transcriptional regulator: protein MKAFFVQIKCELGKSYEVASALADAEIASEIYSTAGNYDLLAKFYVDDEEDVGHFVNEKVQILPGIKDTFTVVTFRAF, encoded by the coding sequence ATGAAGGCGTTTTTCGTGCAGATCAAATGCGAGCTCGGCAAATCCTATGAGGTTGCCAGCGCGCTTGCCGACGCCGAGATTGCCTCGGAAATCTACTCCACCGCCGGCAATTACGACCTGCTCGCCAAATTCTATGTCGATGACGAGGAAGACGTCGGCCATTTCGTCAACGAGAAGGTACAGATTCTCCCCGGAATCAAGGACACCTTCACGGTCGTCACCTTCCGCGCCTTCTAG
- a CDS encoding alpha-E domain-containing protein, with protein sequence MLLGRTANGLYWMNRYIERAENMARLVDAGLRMALTRTQSASEEWNSVLLSAGSDVTFKQKHSEYTAANVSDFLLRDTSNPSSTMSSIETARNNARMVRTALTRETWESINEAWMSLKRMLARPIDERDLPSVLDAIKRETALIRGSFYGTMLRNEIFDFSQLGTYVERADNTARILDVKYYVLLPSISWVGSTLDNYQWESILRSVSAHRSYRWVYDADYKPTNIADYLILNVRMPRSLTFCYRFLSEHLKFLSDDYGERHACHATAEKTQAMLRAGSIKDIFDAGLHEFLANFIRDNTKLGDEIAQDYRFN encoded by the coding sequence ATGCTTTTAGGCCGGACCGCCAACGGGCTTTACTGGATGAACCGCTATATCGAGCGGGCCGAAAACATGGCGCGGCTGGTCGATGCCGGGCTGCGCATGGCGCTGACCCGCACCCAGAGCGCTTCTGAAGAATGGAATTCGGTGCTGCTCAGCGCCGGCTCCGATGTCACCTTCAAGCAGAAGCATTCGGAATACACGGCCGCCAACGTCTCCGACTTTCTGCTGCGCGATACATCGAACCCGTCGAGCACGATGTCTTCGATCGAGACGGCCCGCAACAATGCCCGCATGGTGCGCACCGCGCTGACGCGCGAGACCTGGGAAAGCATCAACGAAGCCTGGATGTCACTCAAGCGGATGCTGGCCAGGCCGATCGACGAACGCGACCTGCCAAGCGTGCTTGACGCGATCAAGCGCGAGACGGCGCTGATCCGCGGCTCGTTCTACGGCACCATGCTGCGCAACGAGATCTTCGACTTCTCGCAGCTCGGCACCTATGTCGAGCGCGCCGACAATACGGCGCGCATCCTCGACGTGAAATACTACGTGCTGTTGCCGTCGATCTCCTGGGTCGGCTCGACGCTCGACAACTATCAGTGGGAATCGATCCTGCGCTCGGTGTCGGCGCATCGCTCCTATCGCTGGGTCTACGACGCCGACTACAAGCCGACCAACATTGCGGACTACCTGATCCTCAATGTCCGCATGCCGCGTTCGCTGACCTTCTGTTATCGCTTCCTTTCCGAACACCTGAAATTCCTCAGCGACGATTACGGCGAACGCCATGCCTGCCACGCGACGGCGGAAAAAACGCAGGCAATGCTAAGGGCAGGGTCGATCAAGGACATATTCGACGCCGGGCTGCACGAATTCCTGGCCAATTTCATTCGCGACAACACCAAGCTCGGCGACGAGATCGCGCAAGATTACCGGTTCAATTGA
- a CDS encoding DeoR/GlpR family DNA-binding transcription regulator: protein MYLSPRHAEIIQMAKDHGRVLVDDLATHFNVTPQTIRKDLNDLCDQRLLSRIHGGALFPSGIENMEYEARRKIAADEKEAIGRAAARLIPDNASLFINIGTTTEAVSKALLDHNGLMVITNNINVANRMRIYPSIEVVIAGGVVRGSDGGVVGEAAVDFIRQFKVDYAVIGASAIDHDGALLDFDFREVKVAQAIIANARHVILVSDQTKFERTAPVRIGHLSQVNTFITDRCDIPSVRKICEEAEVQLIETSLG, encoded by the coding sequence ATGTATCTGTCGCCACGCCATGCCGAGATCATCCAGATGGCCAAGGACCATGGCCGCGTGCTGGTCGACGATCTGGCCACGCATTTCAATGTGACGCCGCAGACCATTCGCAAGGATCTCAACGACCTCTGCGACCAGCGGCTGCTTTCGCGCATCCATGGCGGGGCATTGTTCCCCTCCGGCATCGAGAACATGGAGTATGAGGCCAGGCGCAAGATCGCGGCGGACGAGAAGGAAGCAATCGGCCGTGCGGCGGCAAGGCTGATCCCCGACAACGCCTCGCTGTTCATCAACATCGGCACCACGACGGAAGCGGTCAGCAAGGCGTTGCTCGACCACAATGGCCTCATGGTCATCACCAATAATATCAATGTTGCCAACAGGATGCGCATATATCCCTCGATCGAGGTGGTGATTGCGGGCGGGGTTGTGCGCGGTTCGGATGGCGGTGTCGTCGGCGAGGCGGCGGTCGACTTCATCAGGCAATTCAAGGTCGACTACGCCGTTATCGGCGCCTCTGCCATCGACCATGACGGCGCCTTGCTCGATTTCGATTTTCGTGAGGTGAAGGTGGCGCAGGCGATCATCGCCAATGCCAGGCACGTCATCCTGGTTTCCGACCAGACCAAATTCGAGCGCACGGCGCCGGTGCGCATCGGCCATCTGTCGCAGGTCAACACCTTCATCACCGACCGCTGCGACATCCCCTCGGTGCGCAAGATCTGCGAGGAAGCCGAGGTTCAACTGATCGAGACATCGCTCGGCTAG
- a CDS encoding transglutaminase family protein, which yields MRLKITHRTEYRYDAPVQYLLQRLRLLPVSGSTQTVLSWALTIEGAREEVRFVDHFGNDTRLLSVEGERDFITVEAAGEVVTRDTAGVSGPHQGFTPLWLYSHETPLTTIGSGIRELAGSVGSGTDIERLHRLMAVIGERVIYTPGTTNAATPAEVALALKTGVCQDHTHIFAAAARCMGFPARYVSGYLMLDATVEQAASHAWAEAYVYGLGWVAFDAANGISPDERYVKVATGRDYRDATPVSGIRLGQAEEQLAVTVTVEQ from the coding sequence ATGCGGCTCAAGATCACCCACCGGACCGAGTATCGCTACGACGCGCCGGTGCAGTATCTGCTGCAGCGGCTGCGGCTGCTTCCGGTCAGCGGGTCGACGCAGACCGTCTTGTCCTGGGCGCTGACGATCGAAGGCGCACGCGAAGAGGTCCGCTTTGTCGACCATTTCGGCAACGACACAAGGCTGTTGAGCGTCGAGGGCGAGCGCGACTTCATCACGGTCGAGGCAGCAGGCGAAGTGGTGACGCGCGACACCGCGGGCGTCTCCGGCCCGCATCAGGGCTTTACACCGCTCTGGCTGTACAGCCATGAAACGCCGCTGACGACGATCGGCAGCGGTATTCGGGAACTCGCCGGTTCAGTCGGTAGCGGAACCGATATCGAACGGCTTCACCGGCTGATGGCTGTGATCGGCGAGCGCGTCATCTATACTCCCGGCACCACCAATGCCGCGACGCCGGCCGAGGTGGCCTTGGCGCTGAAAACCGGTGTCTGCCAGGATCACACCCACATCTTTGCCGCCGCGGCGCGCTGCATGGGCTTTCCAGCCCGTTACGTCAGCGGCTATCTGATGCTGGATGCGACGGTAGAGCAGGCGGCAAGCCATGCCTGGGCCGAAGCTTATGTTTATGGACTGGGCTGGGTTGCCTTCGACGCGGCAAACGGCATTTCTCCTGACGAACGTTATGTAAAGGTGGCAACGGGCCGGGACTACCGTGATGCCACGCCGGTGTCGGGAATTCGACTGGGACAGGCGGAAGAACAGCTTGCGGTCACCGTCACGGTAGAGCAGTAA